In Labrys monachus, the genomic stretch GGCCTGCGAGCCGGAGCCTTCCTCGATGGCGTTGGCGATCTGCCAGAGATAGTCGGCGGCGTCGCGCAGGTCGTTGTCGGAGGTGGAGTTGTCGAGGCGGTCCCATGCCGTGCGCAGCCCGAGATAGACGCCCTTGTCCGGCGTGAAATCCTCGGGCGCGATCATCAGGGCGCCGAGGGCATATTTGACCTCGTCGGCCCGGTTGGCGTCGAGGGCGAGATCGAGGCGCTGCTCGATCAGCGCCCGCGCCAGCGGATTGGTGAAGCTGCGCTGGGGCAGGGTGACGTCCTGGGGATCGCTGTGTCCCTCATTGCCGGCGTCGTCGCGGGCGACCAGCGTCATCCGCACCCTGGCGCCCGCCAGCGGATCGGCGGCGAGGTCGCGCGTCACCGTCACGGTGCCGCTGCGGGCGTGGGAGGCCGGCGGAGCGAGGGGGATCTTCGGCACGCCGTAGAGAGGACGCGCCTCGCCCGACGCCTCGGCGGGGGCCAGCGTTCCTCGGGCCTCGACGCTGGTGGCGCCGTAGTCGTCCTCGACCTTGTAGGACAGCGTCAGGATGCCATGGCTGTCCGCCGACACCGGCCCGGCGAAGGCGATCACCGGCGGACGGTCGGGAACGATGGTGAAGGGGAAGGCGGCGGCCACGCCGCCGGCGCCCCGCACGGTGACGGTGGCATCGCCCGCCAGGACGAGCCGCCTCTCCACGACGCCTGCCCCCGGGGCCTCGCCGGACGGGCCTTCCTTGACGTTGCCGCTCGCCTCGATCCTGGCGCTGTCGTCGCCGGCGAAGCGGATGACGAGGACCGAATTCTGCGGCACGGCGGTCGGGACCGACCGGTTGGCCTCGCCGAGCACGATGGGCGGGCGCCGCGTATAGGCGGGAGGCGTGACCCAGGCATCCAGCCGGGTGCCGGCCTGTTCGTCGGCCGGCGCGCCGAACAGGAGAGCCTGGATGTCGAAGCCCGGCGCCTGGAAGGCGGCGGCGAGCCGCGGCAGCCGCTCCGCACCGGCATAGAAGAAGGCGACGACGAGGACGAGGATCGCGCCGGCACGCAGGCCGTAGCGATCGAGCGCCGGCAGGCCGGGGGAGGGCACGCCGAGCCGGATGTTGCGGCTCGCCTCCAGGGCGAGGCGCTGATGGCGCTGCCACAACGCCTCGGCCAGCGGGTCGCCGCCGCCGCGCACGAGCCGGTCGTGCCGCGTCGTGGCCGGGCGGTGGGGCCGGCCGCTGGCCCTGTCGATGCGGGCGAGCGCTTCCTCGCGCCCCGGCGCGCGCACCGCGCGCAGACGCCAGAGCGCCGCGACGAGGCCGGCGAGGAACAAAAGCGACAGCCCGAGCCGCGGCAGGCCCGTGACCAGCGTGAACAGATCGAACCAGCTCGCCGCGACGAAGAGGACGACGATGCCGAGCGGCACGG encodes the following:
- a CDS encoding TIGR02302 family protein; its protein translation is MMDHDAAKRPEAGRDTDAASDAKAFDALILRARLGLFWERLWPVLAVPLGIVVLFVAASWFDLFTLVTGLPRLGLSLLFLAGLVAALWRLRAVRAPGREEALARIDRASGRPHRPATTRHDRLVRGGGDPLAEALWQRHQRLALEASRNIRLGVPSPGLPALDRYGLRAGAILVLVVAFFYAGAERLPRLAAAFQAPGFDIQALLFGAPADEQAGTRLDAWVTPPAYTRRPPIVLGEANRSVPTAVPQNSVLVIRFAGDDSARIEASGNVKEGPSGEAPGAGVVERRLVLAGDATVTVRGAGGVAAAFPFTIVPDRPPVIAFAGPVSADSHGILTLSYKVEDDYGATSVEARGTLAPAEASGEARPLYGVPKIPLAPPASHARSGTVTVTRDLAADPLAGARVRMTLVARDDAGNEGHSDPQDVTLPQRSFTNPLARALIEQRLDLALDANRADEVKYALGALMIAPEDFTPDKGVYLGLRTAWDRLDNSTSDNDLRDAADYLWQIANAIEEGSGSQAERQLKAARENLRKALERGASPEEIARLTQELRQALNNFLQDYAKRQAQALKHGQAGQSKNTRTITPEELSKLLDQLENSAKSGNKDDASKLLSQLDDILNNLQNPDQGTAQQDPATRQMQQSLNDMNKMILRQQRLRDQTYRQNQPPSPDGQGGSDPQDGSPDQPGDGQPGGGGPQGNDQQGENGTPSPGDGAPGSGEPSPGALRQQQQALREQLEQMQKSLRDSGADAPGELGQAGKAMRNAEGQLDQGDGDGAVDSQGKAIEALRKAAKGLAQQLAQAQGKARGQGQGQQPGQGGRNGRDPLGRQYDNSVDGMDGPKIPGKGETPAQRAERVIEELRRRLADPNRPKPETDYLERLLNQE